The following proteins are co-located in the Procambarus clarkii isolate CNS0578487 chromosome 16, FALCON_Pclarkii_2.0, whole genome shotgun sequence genome:
- the LOC123760061 gene encoding uncharacterized protein isoform X2 has translation MVAELGTRMKAAILLLAASSVTAGGWAGGGDAINTERGRGEGPDPQHHLALHPPTPLRRDTHFTSDGNTNPRLGLGPRNPLDQDLGSASSSLKDTQSSISRQIFQSSSSGRDNVKPGEVSLGAVRRPNMAQLQPYHLSELPPSSTPLQVSMWADPPPSTPPAGVSSSLAPRSPLLPSHETHLRQDFTLNDNRKHRRMLQEDPRANRALRVPRDSRKHHQPLGFGGTPLNVRYLRTNIQVDRGKLSPRKRLKGLMEGRDGPTGGQAEAASEGSEEYHQDDPQIFRAPEEKVEGVAELPPGKRNVTSQQSPEHSKETRHEKLTRDFPAQLTEQRESTEAFSEELTNIKLREREKGTGDESKGEITNTVNRGDGSLAESANSFRDPSLNDTSNIPHRVNLDALEMELSEKEEEASSDLLLAISILQHHLVPDTSSSWRTIHNSSWVGGPISQALVDHSRFSDNSEPRRPFRLPPVAHDTDKKFNIEIFDSLSAGSDEVVGEAEEMVEESSVRHITHLQEEADPRERAGLRYRWFVLVLDGNCSVIKPRMTTFVTFLKAALSAKLSVDYNDVYVPSVFCDNTFMVNISLDTLKYPQVEVRLRKLAEANTTLLEISEEIFYLEKILMKRSDEEEQNFQAIIKKPDDVELVIYIAVGCMCVFIVLSVVIVMLIRVCRQEGDTLDLGKPRPHQIIPRSLDFPIRRPNVIYSHRYEPEVCGDGGMIGQVTVGGQEVGMGGQEVYTISTLADDVYSDRRALVPTRRRTRHIPGEAVILEEEDLAEEEEEEEEEDDDDEEEEEEEEEEEEERRGGRRSRRRRTAGLPDDEVLLEEDMDGEGETNQDHRAETVRAVSSSRSIVRAALGPAEGRGGRGGGSGIAVGRGLCGSGGRGRSRAARGPSEVVVVSGIDNPCYTR, from the exons GGGGATGGGCAGGCGGCGGTGATGCAATCAATACTGAGCGAGGCCGGGGGGAGGGGCCAGACCCGCAGCACCACCTCGCACTCCATCCTCCCACTCCACTACGGAGGGACACACACTTCACTTCAGACGGGAATACTAACCCCCGTCTCGGGCTAGGCCCTCGTAACCCGTTGGACCAGGACCTCGGGTCAGCGTCATCATCGTTAAAGGATACACAGTCTTCCATTTCAAGGCAAATTTTCCAGTCGTCTTCCTCCGGTCGCGACAACGTCAAACCCGGCGAAGTATCTTTGGGCGCAGTCAGGAGACCCAACATGGCTCAACTGCAACCATATCACCTCTCAGAGCTTCCACCGTCGTCCACACCGCTGCAAGTATCTATGTGGGCAGACCCTCCACCGTCAACGCCACCTGCAGGAGTGTCTTCCTCCCTCGCTCCAAGATCACCGCTCCTCCCCAGCCACGAGACTCACCTGCGGCAGGATTTCACCTTAAATGACAATCGGAAGCATCGCCGGATGTTGCAAGAGGACCCCAGGGCCAACAGGGCCCTCAGGGTCCCCAGGGACAGTAGGAAACATCACCAGCCACTTGGCTTCGGCGGGACGCCCTTAAATGTGAGATATTTGAGGACCAATATCCAGGTTGACAGAGGCAAACTTTCCCCGCGTAAAAGATTAAAAGGTCTCATGGAGGGGAGAGATGGCCCCACTGGGGGTCAGGCGGAGGCTGCCAGCGAAGGTAGTGAAGAATATCACCAAGATGATCCTCAGATCTTTCGTGCACCCGAGGAAAAGGTTGAAGGTGTTGCAGAATTACCTCCTGGAAAAAGAAACGTCACGAGCCAACAATCTCCCGAGCACTCAAAGGAAACTCGACATGAGAAATTGACACGAGATTTTCCGGCTCAGTTGACGGAACAGAGAGAGTCAACAGAAGCGTTCTCTGAGGAACTCACGAATATCAAGTtaagggagagggagaaaggaaCAGGGGATGAAAGCAAAGGTGAAATAACGAATACAGTCAACAGAGGTGACGGGAGTTTGGCCGAGTCGGCGAACAGCTTCAGGGACCCGAGCCTGAATGACACATCAAACATACCTCACAGGGTCAACCTCGACGCCCTAGAGATGGAACTTtccgagaaggaggaggaagcgtCTAGCGACCTGCTGCTCGCTATCTCCATCCTGCAGCATCACCTCGTCCCGGACACGTCCTCATCATGGCGCACCATCCACAACTCCTCCTGGGTCGGCGGCCCCATCTCCCAGGCTCTTGTCGACCACTCCAGGTTCTCCGACAACTCCGAGCCTCGCCGACCCTTCCGCTTGCCACCCGTCGCTCACGACACCGACAAGAAATTTAACATCGAAATATTTGACTCGCTGTCGGCGGGCTCCGACGAGGTTGTGGGGGAAGCCGAGGAGATGGTGGAGGAGAGCAGTGTGCGACACATAACCCATCTGCAGGAGGAAGCTGACCCGAGGGAGCGCGCAGGGTTGCGTTACCGCTGGTTTGTCCTCGTCCTCGACGGCAACTGCTCCGTCATCAAGCCGCGCATGACCACCTTCGTCACCTTCCTGAAGGCGGCTCTCTCGGCCAAGCTCTCCGTGGACTACAACGACGTGTACGTCCCGTCAGTGTTCTGCGACAACACCTTCATGGTGAACATTAGCCTCGACACCCTCAAGTACCCGCAGGTGGAGGTGAGACTCAGGAAACTGGCGGAGGCCAACACGACCCTCCTGGAGATTTCCGAGGAAATATTCTACCTGGAGAAGATTCTCATGAAGAGGTCTGACGAGGAAGAGCAGAACTTCCAGGCGATCATCAAGAAACCTGACGACGTGGAACTTGTCATCTACATCGCGGTCGGGTGCATGTGCGTGTTCATCGTCCTGTCggtggtgatcgtgatgctgatcCGGGTGTGTCGGCAGGAGGGCGACACACTCGACCTGGGCAAGCCTCGTCCACATCAGATCATCCCACGCTCCCTCGACTTCCCCATCAGGAGACCCAACGTCATCTACTCCCACAG GTACGAGCCGGAGGTGTGTGGAGATGGGGGCATGATCGGCCAGGTGACCGTGGGCGGCCAGGAGGTGGGCATGGGCGGCCAagaagtgtacaccatctctaccCTCGCAGATGATGTTTACAGCGATCGacgagctctcgtccccacccgcCGCAGGACCAGACATATTCCAGGCGAAGCTGTCATCTTGGAGGAGGAGGACCtggccgaggaggaggaggaagaggaggaggaagatgatgatgatgaggaggaggaggaagaggaagaagaggaggaggaggaaagaagggggggaaggaggagcaggaggaggagaacgGCCGGTCTTCCTGATGATGAAGTGCTACTGGAGGAGGATATGGACGGCGAAGGGGAGACGAATCAGGACCATCGAGCCGAGACCGTAAGGGCCGTTTCGTCGTCCAGGAGTATTGTACGGGCTGCCCTGGGACCTGCTGAAGgacgagggggaagaggaggggggtccGGTATAGCGGTGGGCCGGGGGTTGTGTGGATCAGGGGGGCGAGGACGCAGCAGGGCAGCAAGAGGGCCGagcgaggtggtggttgtgtctggtatCGACAACCCCTGCTACACCAGATGA
- the LOC123760061 gene encoding uncharacterized protein isoform X1 — protein MVAELGTRMKAAILLLAASSVTAGGWAGGGDAINTERGRGEGPDPQHHLALHPPTPLRRDTHFTSDGNTNPRLGLGPRNPLDQDLGSASSSLKDTQSSISRQIFQSSSSGRDNVKPGEVSLGAVRRPNMAQLQPYHLSELPPSSTPLQVSMWADPPPSTPPAGVSSSLAPRSPLLPSHETHLRQDFTLNDNRKHRRMLQEDPRANRALRVPRDSRKHHQPLGFGGTPLNVRYLRTNIQVDRGKLSPRKRLKGLMEGRDGPTGGQAEAASEGSEEYHQDDPQIFRAPEEKVEGVAELPPGKRNVTSQQSPEHSKETRHEKLTRDFPAQLTEQRESTEAFSEELTNIKLREREKGTGDESKGEITNTVNRGDGSLAESANSFRDPSLNDTSNIPHRVNLDALEMELSEKEEEASSDLLLAISILQHHLVPDTSSSWRTIHNSSWVGGPISQALVDHSRFSDNSEPRRPFRLPPVAHDTDKKFNIEIFDSLSAGSDEVVGEAEEMVEESSVRHITHLQEEADPRERAGLRYRWFVLVLDGNCSVIKPRMTTFVTFLKAALSAKLSVDYNDVYVPSVFCDNTFMVNISLDTLKYPQVEVRLRKLAEANTTLLEISEEIFYLEKILMKRSDEEEQNFQAIIKKPDDVELVIYIAVGCMCVFIVLSVVIVMLIRVCRQEGDTLDLGKPRPHQIIPRSLDFPIRRPNVIYSHRFSQALIPGKCGRRGLDEGQMGGTSGVTVGGGGGRGTLLRYEPEVCGDGGMIGQVTVGGQEVGMGGQEVYTISTLADDVYSDRRALVPTRRRTRHIPGEAVILEEEDLAEEEEEEEEEDDDDEEEEEEEEEEEEERRGGRRSRRRRTAGLPDDEVLLEEDMDGEGETNQDHRAETVRAVSSSRSIVRAALGPAEGRGGRGGGSGIAVGRGLCGSGGRGRSRAARGPSEVVVVSGIDNPCYTR, from the exons GGGGATGGGCAGGCGGCGGTGATGCAATCAATACTGAGCGAGGCCGGGGGGAGGGGCCAGACCCGCAGCACCACCTCGCACTCCATCCTCCCACTCCACTACGGAGGGACACACACTTCACTTCAGACGGGAATACTAACCCCCGTCTCGGGCTAGGCCCTCGTAACCCGTTGGACCAGGACCTCGGGTCAGCGTCATCATCGTTAAAGGATACACAGTCTTCCATTTCAAGGCAAATTTTCCAGTCGTCTTCCTCCGGTCGCGACAACGTCAAACCCGGCGAAGTATCTTTGGGCGCAGTCAGGAGACCCAACATGGCTCAACTGCAACCATATCACCTCTCAGAGCTTCCACCGTCGTCCACACCGCTGCAAGTATCTATGTGGGCAGACCCTCCACCGTCAACGCCACCTGCAGGAGTGTCTTCCTCCCTCGCTCCAAGATCACCGCTCCTCCCCAGCCACGAGACTCACCTGCGGCAGGATTTCACCTTAAATGACAATCGGAAGCATCGCCGGATGTTGCAAGAGGACCCCAGGGCCAACAGGGCCCTCAGGGTCCCCAGGGACAGTAGGAAACATCACCAGCCACTTGGCTTCGGCGGGACGCCCTTAAATGTGAGATATTTGAGGACCAATATCCAGGTTGACAGAGGCAAACTTTCCCCGCGTAAAAGATTAAAAGGTCTCATGGAGGGGAGAGATGGCCCCACTGGGGGTCAGGCGGAGGCTGCCAGCGAAGGTAGTGAAGAATATCACCAAGATGATCCTCAGATCTTTCGTGCACCCGAGGAAAAGGTTGAAGGTGTTGCAGAATTACCTCCTGGAAAAAGAAACGTCACGAGCCAACAATCTCCCGAGCACTCAAAGGAAACTCGACATGAGAAATTGACACGAGATTTTCCGGCTCAGTTGACGGAACAGAGAGAGTCAACAGAAGCGTTCTCTGAGGAACTCACGAATATCAAGTtaagggagagggagaaaggaaCAGGGGATGAAAGCAAAGGTGAAATAACGAATACAGTCAACAGAGGTGACGGGAGTTTGGCCGAGTCGGCGAACAGCTTCAGGGACCCGAGCCTGAATGACACATCAAACATACCTCACAGGGTCAACCTCGACGCCCTAGAGATGGAACTTtccgagaaggaggaggaagcgtCTAGCGACCTGCTGCTCGCTATCTCCATCCTGCAGCATCACCTCGTCCCGGACACGTCCTCATCATGGCGCACCATCCACAACTCCTCCTGGGTCGGCGGCCCCATCTCCCAGGCTCTTGTCGACCACTCCAGGTTCTCCGACAACTCCGAGCCTCGCCGACCCTTCCGCTTGCCACCCGTCGCTCACGACACCGACAAGAAATTTAACATCGAAATATTTGACTCGCTGTCGGCGGGCTCCGACGAGGTTGTGGGGGAAGCCGAGGAGATGGTGGAGGAGAGCAGTGTGCGACACATAACCCATCTGCAGGAGGAAGCTGACCCGAGGGAGCGCGCAGGGTTGCGTTACCGCTGGTTTGTCCTCGTCCTCGACGGCAACTGCTCCGTCATCAAGCCGCGCATGACCACCTTCGTCACCTTCCTGAAGGCGGCTCTCTCGGCCAAGCTCTCCGTGGACTACAACGACGTGTACGTCCCGTCAGTGTTCTGCGACAACACCTTCATGGTGAACATTAGCCTCGACACCCTCAAGTACCCGCAGGTGGAGGTGAGACTCAGGAAACTGGCGGAGGCCAACACGACCCTCCTGGAGATTTCCGAGGAAATATTCTACCTGGAGAAGATTCTCATGAAGAGGTCTGACGAGGAAGAGCAGAACTTCCAGGCGATCATCAAGAAACCTGACGACGTGGAACTTGTCATCTACATCGCGGTCGGGTGCATGTGCGTGTTCATCGTCCTGTCggtggtgatcgtgatgctgatcCGGGTGTGTCGGCAGGAGGGCGACACACTCGACCTGGGCAAGCCTCGTCCACATCAGATCATCCCACGCTCCCTCGACTTCCCCATCAGGAGACCCAACGTCATCTACTCCCACAG GTTTAGCCAAGCCTTGATCCCTGGCAAGTGTGGGCGGCGAGGTTTGGATGAGGGTCAGATGGGCGGCACCagcggggtgacggtgggcggcggtggtgggcgtGGGACCCTCCTCAG GTACGAGCCGGAGGTGTGTGGAGATGGGGGCATGATCGGCCAGGTGACCGTGGGCGGCCAGGAGGTGGGCATGGGCGGCCAagaagtgtacaccatctctaccCTCGCAGATGATGTTTACAGCGATCGacgagctctcgtccccacccgcCGCAGGACCAGACATATTCCAGGCGAAGCTGTCATCTTGGAGGAGGAGGACCtggccgaggaggaggaggaagaggaggaggaagatgatgatgatgaggaggaggaggaagaggaagaagaggaggaggaggaaagaagggggggaaggaggagcaggaggaggagaacgGCCGGTCTTCCTGATGATGAAGTGCTACTGGAGGAGGATATGGACGGCGAAGGGGAGACGAATCAGGACCATCGAGCCGAGACCGTAAGGGCCGTTTCGTCGTCCAGGAGTATTGTACGGGCTGCCCTGGGACCTGCTGAAGgacgagggggaagaggaggggggtccGGTATAGCGGTGGGCCGGGGGTTGTGTGGATCAGGGGGGCGAGGACGCAGCAGGGCAGCAAGAGGGCCGagcgaggtggtggttgtgtctggtatCGACAACCCCTGCTACACCAGATGA